Proteins encoded together in one Pectinophora gossypiella chromosome 20, ilPecGoss1.1, whole genome shotgun sequence window:
- the LOC126376191 gene encoding uncharacterized protein LOC126376191 isoform X7 translates to MSYGGGMSGGGGDTDTLSRRLREAERARADAERAHADALAQLRNAQRSPLESHNAEQLQSRVRELEKKVGPLILGTYVRRGGQAALETVRCEELQLELSSALRARGGTSAGAWAATSAQPASEIERIMAKIEQDNRILAELEHTRSTTHGMQPSGSNQALGMELHSPTPSPLPHSYGTTVGHAAICQSSTMPTLSSLHATGQFTAPSSNSVAYSMSAHNPTSYSNPVPAYSTNSYGLTNTHQVTFTNPVTAPLVNNIGQISSTLAGLQSNLQNITGNVSGMNLGGGLSGPTLTGTMSGAGLTSGLSNVQTSLSGGLTSTLGGIQSTLTGGLGNALTNLTGGTQLGGLSTSLGQGTSAYGTGTYTNPLLSSGLGSNPMNMKIKPLDDIDLGLGRYGTTSSGVGRVATPVTPHQPSWSLGLDSQFGTDRLGGLDSSLIHDRSQRALSRIMPNSGLEMDVRNTHYMNGGATTEGGPPTVDMLDIPGKGRCCVYIARFSYDPPDIESAEGELSICAGDYLLVWGPPDPNAAMLDAELLDGRRGLVPANFVQRLVGEDLLEFHQAVVATLRDAEDTATTAISDLSLSRDVARLSEVADISEGPEDDDNAELFFSSLVPAPRQLTLERQLNKSVLIGWTAPEGVQQANIDSYHVYVDGVLKTTVKASERTRALVEGVDSNRPHRISVRSVTVTRRTSRDAACTMVIGRDTANMGPTCVRASGVTCSQAVISWLPANSNHQHVVCVNNVEVRTVKPGVYRHTITGLSPSTQYRVTVRAKHLRAGPPSGIPIEEAPGAYTDFRTLPKGLPDPPNEIMVEAGPQDGTLLVTWQPVLRPPASGPVTGYAVYADGKKVTDVDSPTGDHALIDIAKLIGLNPKCVTVRTKSRDNQSTDSQPTPIPPAVLRGVAARMPRSGPMPNQPGPGYRPHQRPQPYQQHQQVIEHDENLSDKEIFPTTNRHDQHPAQQPSQPAPASQQPSGQQYPSTQGYHGTQQPPYSQGGGQFPSSQPPYPGGVAGTQPQQFHNPPPRNHHERGRPPNPHQQQQGQQGVPPYGPRGAPPQGPRGPVPGQRPQPGHPQSKRSRFFVALFDYDPATMSPNPESCDEELPFSEGDTIKVSSFTSTHLTSEELLKEYIYLLGIQESFKGSIDRQDAETTTDEARPRVRLRSNVAWQAVWGDKDADGFYWGECRGRRGYVPHNMVVEVTEQEAGAAGASTQKPRDRWTDAYATQPVRRMVALYDYDPQELSPNVDADAELSFQTGQIIHVYGEMDDDGFYMAEIEGVRGLVPSNFLTDANDQYGPSQPGQGPGARAAPGRGRGAAPGPGARGPPPPPRDNAPAPRNHHRKTDACPLPPSQLDHNTCASNPEQANSQQARGRGAGSAAPATIARTSAGNAATPPVQSPAGAGAGGMTGMGAGMGAGMGAGMGGAMGTGMGAGMGGAMGTGMGAGMGGAMGAGMATMGGGMGAAMGGGMAGATGVGGAAGSASPLAARRAGPAVLPAPTAQPLQPAQAQAPPTSQPNLMQKFSEMTAPGGDILSKGKELIFMKFGLGGK, encoded by the exons ATGAGTTACGGCGGCGGCAtgtcgggcggcggcggcgacacGGACACGCTGTCGCGGCGCCTGCGCGAGGCGGAGCGCGCCCGCGCAGACGCCGAACGCGCGCACGCGGACGCGCTCGCGCAGCTGCGCAACGCGCAACGATCGCCGCTCGAGTCGCACAATGCAGAGCAGCTGCAATCGCGAGTGAGAGAGCTGGAGAAAAAG GTTGGGCCATTGATACTTGGTACTTACGTGAGGCGTGGTGGGCAGGCGGCTCTAGAGACGGTGCGCTGCGAGGAGTTGCAGCTGGAGTTGTCTTCGGCGTTGCGCGCACGCGGCGGGACCAGCGCCGGCGCATGGGCCGCGACGTCCGCGCAGCCTGCTTCCGAGATCGAGCGCATCATGGCTAAGATCGAGCAAGACAACCGTATCCTCGCTGAACTGGAGCACACTCGATCCACCACACATG GTATGCAGCCGAGCGGGTCGAACCAGGCGCTGGGCATGGAGCTGCACTCGCCGACGCCGTCGCCGCTGCCGCACTCGTATGGCACCACCGTGGGCCACGCCGCCATCTGCCAGAGCAGTACCATGCCCACGCTCTCTTCGCTTCACGCCACCGGACAGTTCACCGCCCCCAGCTCCAATTCCGTCGCCTACTCCATGAGTGCGCACAACCCCACCTCCTACTCCAACCCTGTCCCCGCGTACTCCACCAACTCCTATGGACTGACGAACACGCACCAAGTCACGTTCACCAACCCCGTCACGGCGCCTCTGGTCAATAATATCGGTCAGATATCCAGCACACTAGCAGGGTTGCAGAGTAATCTGCAAAATATTACCGGGAATGTTTCCGGTATGAACTTGGGAGGCGGATTGAGCGGGCCGACGTTGACGGGAACTATGTCGGGCGCGGGGTTAACCAGCGGTCTGAGCAACGTTCAAACTAGCTTATCAGGAGGATTAACGAGTACACTTGGAGGAATACAGTCGACGCTCACCGGAGGGCTCGGGAATGCTCTTACGAACCTGACCGGTGGAACGCAACTGGGAGGACTAAGCACAAGCCTGGGCCAAGGCACGAGTGCATACGGAACTGGGACTTATACGAATCCGCTGCTTTCGAGTGGCTTAGGATCGAATCCGATGAATATGAAAATTAAACCATTAGACGATATTGACCTGGGTTTAGGTAGATATGGAACTACCAGCTCAGGCGTGGGGAGAGTGGCGACCCCTGTGACACCTCATCAACCGTCGTGGAGCTTAGGATTAGATAGCCAATTTGGAACTGATAGACTAGGAGGCTTAGACTCGTCACTCATCCACGACAGAAGTCAACGAGCTTTATCGAGAATCATGCCGAATTCAGGACTTGAAATGGACG TCCGGAATACACATTACATGAATGGTGGAGCAACGACCGAGGGAGGACCGCCGACCGTGGACATGCTGGATATTCCAGGCAAGGGCAGATGCTGCGTCTACATCGCTAGATTCTCTTACGACCCTCCCGA CATTGAAAGTGCGGAAGGGGAGTTATCTATCTGCGCTGGTGACTATCTGCTAGTGTGGGGTCCACCTGACCCTAACGCAGCTATGCTGGACGCTGAGCTTCTAGACGGCCGTCGCGGCTTGGTCCCCGCTAATTTCGTTCAAAGATTAGTTGGGGAAGATCTTCTGGAATTCCATCAG GCGGTAGTGGCAACGTTACGAGACGCAGAAGACACTGCCACAACAGCAATCAGTGACTTGTCTCTCAGTAGAGACGTGGCCCGACTCAGTGAGGTCGCTGACATAAGCGAAGGACCTGAAGACGACGACAATG CCGAGCTGTTTTTCTCGTCGCTAGTGCCCGCACCGCGGCAGCTGACTCTGGAGAGGCAGCTCAACAAGTCCGTGCTCATCGGGTGGACGGCTCCAGAAGGCGTACAGCAGGCGAACATCGACAGCTACCACGTGTACGTCGACGGAGTCCTCAAGACCACAGTCAAAGCGTCCGAGCGCACGCGCGCGCTCGTCGAAGGCGTCGACTCCAACCGG CCGCACCGCATCAGCGTGCGCTCGGTTACGGTCACTCGCCGAACGTCGCGCGACGCTGCGTGCACGATGGTCATTGGTCGCGACACCGCCAACATGGGTCCGACGTGCGTGCGCGCAAGTGGCGTCACCTGCTCGCAGGCCGTCATCTCCTGGCTGCCAGCCAACTCCAACCACCAGCACGTCGTCTGCGTCAACAATGTTGAG GTCCGCACAGTAAAACCTGGAGTATATCGTCACACCATAACTGGACTGTCACCCAGCACACAGTACCGGGTGACAGTAAGAGCGAAACACTTGCGGGCAGGCCCCCCCTCGGGGATACCCATAGAAGAAGCACCAGGCGCTTACACGGACTTCAGGACCTTACCTAAAGGTCTCCCCGATCCACCAAACGAAATCATG GTGGAAGCGGGCCCGCAAGACGGCACGCTGCTCGTGACGTGGCAGCCCGTGCTGCGGCCGCCGGCGTCCGGCCCCGTCACCGGCTACGCCGTGTACGCTGACGGCAAGAAGGTCACTGACGTCGACTCCCCCACTGGAGATCACGCCCTCATCGATATTGCCAAGTTGATCGGCCTCAACCCCAAATGTGTCACA GTTCGTACAAAGTCTCGGGACAATCAGTCGACTGATAGTCAGCCTACGCCTATTCCTCCGGCGGTGCTGCGTGGGGTGGCGGCGAGGATGCCTCGTAGCGGCCCCATGCCTAACCAGCCAGGCCCGGGGTACCGGCCTCACCAGAGGCCGCAGCCTTATCAGCAGCACCAACAAGTCATAGAGCACGACGAGAATCTCTCCGATAAGGAGATATTCCCCACCACCAACCGCCATGACCAACACCCTGCTCAG CAACCGTCCCAACCAGCGCCAGCGTCGCAGCAGCCTTCGGGTCAGCAGTACCCGAGTACACAAGGCTACCATGGCACGCAGCAACCCCCATACAGTCAGGGCGGGGGCCAGTTCCCAAGTAGCCAGCCCCCCTACCCTGGCGGCGTCGCGGGCACCCAGCCGCAGCAGTTCCACAACCCGCCGCCCCGGAACCACCACGAACGCGGCCGCCCTCCTAACCCTCATCAG CAACAGCAGGGTCAGCAGGGCGTGCCGCCGTATGGCCCTCGGGGGGCCCCTCCACAGGGGCCGAGGGGCCCCGTGCCCGGCCAGCGGCCGCAACCAGGCCACCCGCAGTCCAAGAGGAGTCGCTTCTTCGTCGCGCTGTTCGACTACGACCCAGCTACCATGAGTCCCAACCCGGAGAGTTGCGATGAAGAGCTACCCTTTAGTGAGGGTGACACTATAAAG GTCAGCAGCTTCACATCGACGCATCTTACAAGTGAAGAGTTGCTTAAGGAGTATATCTACCTGTTGGGGATTCAAGAGTCATTCAAGGGCTCAATCGATCGGCAGGATGCCGAGACAACCACCGACGAAGCACGGCCTCGCGTACGACTCCGCTCCAATGTAGCCTGGCAAGCG GTTTGGGGAGACAAAGATGCAGATGGGTTCTACTGGGGTGAGTGCCGAGGCAGACGGGGCTATGTACCTCACAACATGGTGGTGGAGGTGACGGAGCAGGAGGCGGGGGCGGCTGGAGCCAGCACTCAGAAGCCTCGCGACCGCTGGACGGATGCGTACGCGACGCAACCAGTGCGACGCATGGTGGCGTTGTACGACTACGACCCACAGGAACTGAGCCCCAATGTTGATGCTGAT GCTGAGCTGAGCTTCCAGACGGGGCAGATCATCCACGTGTACGGCGAGATGGACGACGATGGGTTCTACATGGCCGAGATCGAGGGTGTGCGCGGTCTCGTGCCCAGCAACTTCCTCACCGACGCCAACGACCAGTACGGCCCTTCGCAACCTGGACAAG GGCCGGGCGCACGGGCGGCGccggggcgcgggcgcggcgcggcgccgggCCCGGGCGCACgcggcccgccgccgccgccgcgggaCAACGCGCCTGCGCCGCGCAACCACCACCGCAAGACCG ATGCCTGCCCTCTTCCCCCTTCTCAGTTAGACCACAACACATGCGCCAGTAATCCAGAACAGGCGAATTCTCAG CAGGCGAGGGGGAGAGGCGCGGGGAGCGCGGCGCCGGCGACGATCGCGCGCACGAGCGCTGGTAACGCGGCCACGCCACCCGTGCAGTCGCCGGCCGGTGCGGGCGCGGGCGGGATGACCGGCATGGGCGCTGGCATGGGCGCCGGCATGGGCGCTGGAATGGGCGGTGCAATGGGAACTGGAATGGGCGCTGGCATGGGTGGTGCAATGGGAACTGGAATGGGCGCTGGCATGGGTGGTGCAATGGGAGCTGGCATGGCGACAATGGGCGGCGGCATGGGCGCTGCTATGGGCGGCGGCATGGCAGGCGCGACGGGCGTGGGCGGCGCCGCTGGCAGCGCGTCCCCGCTAGCCGCGCGGCGCGCCGGCCCCGCCGTGCTGCCAGCGCCCACGGCACAGCCCCTGCAGCCGGCGCAGGCGCAGGCGCCGCCCACCTCGCAGCCCAATCTCATGCAGAAGTTCTCCGAGATGACGGCCCCCGGCGGAGACATCCTCAGCAAGGGCAAGGAGCTCATCTTCATGAAGTTTGGGCTCGGCGGCAAATAA
- the LOC126376191 gene encoding uncharacterized protein LOC126376191 isoform X6 gives MSYGGGMSGGGGDTDTLSRRLREAERARADAERAHADALAQLRNAQRSPLESHNAEQLQSRVRELEKKVGPLILGTYVRRGGQAALETVRCEELQLELSSALRARGGTSAGAWAATSAQPASEIERIMAKIEQDNRILAELEHTRSTTHGMQPSGSNQALGMELHSPTPSPLPHSYGTTVGHAAICQSSTMPTLSSLHATGQFTAPSSNSVAYSMSAHNPTSYSNPVPAYSTNSYGLTNTHQVTFTNPVTAPLVNNIGQISSTLAGLQSNLQNITGNVSGMNLGGGLSGPTLTGTMSGAGLTSGLSNVQTSLSGGLTSTLGGIQSTLTGGLGNALTNLTGGTQLGGLSTSLGQGTSAYGTGTYTNPLLSSGLGSNPMNMKIKPLDDIDLGLGRYGTTSSGVGRVATPVTPHQPSWSLGLDSQFGTDRLGGLDSSLIHDRSQRALSRIMPNSGLEMDVRNTHYMNGGATTEGGPPTVDMLDIPGKGRCCVYIARFSYDPPDIESAEGELSICAGDYLLVWGPPDPNAAMLDAELLDGRRGLVPANFVQRLVGEDLLEFHQAVVATLRDAEDTATTAISDLSLSRDVARLSEVADISEGPEDDDNAELFFSSLVPAPRQLTLERQLNKSVLIGWTAPEGVQQANIDSYHVYVDGVLKTTVKASERTRALVEGVDSNRPHRISVRSVTVTRRTSRDAACTMVIGRDTANMGPTCVRASGVTCSQAVISWLPANSNHQHVVCVNNVEVRTVKPGVYRHTITGLSPSTQYRVTVRAKHLRAGPPSGIPIEEAPGAYTDFRTLPKGLPDPPNEIMVEAGPQDGTLLVTWQPVLRPPASGPVTGYAVYADGKKVTDVDSPTGDHALIDIAKLIGLNPKCVTVRTKSRDNQSTDSQPTPIPPAVLRGVAARMPRSGPMPNQPGPGYRPHQRPQPYQQHQQVIEHDENLSDKEIFPTTNRHDQHPAQQQPSQPAPASQQPSGQQYPSTQGYHGTQQPPYSQGGGQFPSSQPPYPGGVAGTQPQQFHNPPPRNHHERGRPPNPHQQQQGQQGVPPYGPRGAPPQGPRGPVPGQRPQPGHPQSKRSRFFVALFDYDPATMSPNPESCDEELPFSEGDTIKVSSFTSTHLTSEELLKEYIYLLGIQESFKGSIDRQDAETTTDEARPRVRLRSNVAWQAVWGDKDADGFYWGECRGRRGYVPHNMVVEVTEQEAGAAGASTQKPRDRWTDAYATQPVRRMVALYDYDPQELSPNVDADAELSFQTGQIIHVYGEMDDDGFYMAEIEGVRGLVPSNFLTDANDQYGPSQPGQGPGARAAPGRGRGAAPGPGARGPPPPPRDNAPAPRNHHRKTDACPLPPSQLDHNTCASNPEQANSQQARGRGAGSAAPATIARTSAGNAATPPVQSPAGAGAGGMTGMGAGMGAGMGAGMGGAMGTGMGAGMGGAMGTGMGAGMGGAMGAGMATMGGGMGAAMGGGMAGATGVGGAAGSASPLAARRAGPAVLPAPTAQPLQPAQAQAPPTSQPNLMQKFSEMTAPGGDILSKGKELIFMKFGLGGK, from the exons ATGAGTTACGGCGGCGGCAtgtcgggcggcggcggcgacacGGACACGCTGTCGCGGCGCCTGCGCGAGGCGGAGCGCGCCCGCGCAGACGCCGAACGCGCGCACGCGGACGCGCTCGCGCAGCTGCGCAACGCGCAACGATCGCCGCTCGAGTCGCACAATGCAGAGCAGCTGCAATCGCGAGTGAGAGAGCTGGAGAAAAAG GTTGGGCCATTGATACTTGGTACTTACGTGAGGCGTGGTGGGCAGGCGGCTCTAGAGACGGTGCGCTGCGAGGAGTTGCAGCTGGAGTTGTCTTCGGCGTTGCGCGCACGCGGCGGGACCAGCGCCGGCGCATGGGCCGCGACGTCCGCGCAGCCTGCTTCCGAGATCGAGCGCATCATGGCTAAGATCGAGCAAGACAACCGTATCCTCGCTGAACTGGAGCACACTCGATCCACCACACATG GTATGCAGCCGAGCGGGTCGAACCAGGCGCTGGGCATGGAGCTGCACTCGCCGACGCCGTCGCCGCTGCCGCACTCGTATGGCACCACCGTGGGCCACGCCGCCATCTGCCAGAGCAGTACCATGCCCACGCTCTCTTCGCTTCACGCCACCGGACAGTTCACCGCCCCCAGCTCCAATTCCGTCGCCTACTCCATGAGTGCGCACAACCCCACCTCCTACTCCAACCCTGTCCCCGCGTACTCCACCAACTCCTATGGACTGACGAACACGCACCAAGTCACGTTCACCAACCCCGTCACGGCGCCTCTGGTCAATAATATCGGTCAGATATCCAGCACACTAGCAGGGTTGCAGAGTAATCTGCAAAATATTACCGGGAATGTTTCCGGTATGAACTTGGGAGGCGGATTGAGCGGGCCGACGTTGACGGGAACTATGTCGGGCGCGGGGTTAACCAGCGGTCTGAGCAACGTTCAAACTAGCTTATCAGGAGGATTAACGAGTACACTTGGAGGAATACAGTCGACGCTCACCGGAGGGCTCGGGAATGCTCTTACGAACCTGACCGGTGGAACGCAACTGGGAGGACTAAGCACAAGCCTGGGCCAAGGCACGAGTGCATACGGAACTGGGACTTATACGAATCCGCTGCTTTCGAGTGGCTTAGGATCGAATCCGATGAATATGAAAATTAAACCATTAGACGATATTGACCTGGGTTTAGGTAGATATGGAACTACCAGCTCAGGCGTGGGGAGAGTGGCGACCCCTGTGACACCTCATCAACCGTCGTGGAGCTTAGGATTAGATAGCCAATTTGGAACTGATAGACTAGGAGGCTTAGACTCGTCACTCATCCACGACAGAAGTCAACGAGCTTTATCGAGAATCATGCCGAATTCAGGACTTGAAATGGACG TCCGGAATACACATTACATGAATGGTGGAGCAACGACCGAGGGAGGACCGCCGACCGTGGACATGCTGGATATTCCAGGCAAGGGCAGATGCTGCGTCTACATCGCTAGATTCTCTTACGACCCTCCCGA CATTGAAAGTGCGGAAGGGGAGTTATCTATCTGCGCTGGTGACTATCTGCTAGTGTGGGGTCCACCTGACCCTAACGCAGCTATGCTGGACGCTGAGCTTCTAGACGGCCGTCGCGGCTTGGTCCCCGCTAATTTCGTTCAAAGATTAGTTGGGGAAGATCTTCTGGAATTCCATCAG GCGGTAGTGGCAACGTTACGAGACGCAGAAGACACTGCCACAACAGCAATCAGTGACTTGTCTCTCAGTAGAGACGTGGCCCGACTCAGTGAGGTCGCTGACATAAGCGAAGGACCTGAAGACGACGACAATG CCGAGCTGTTTTTCTCGTCGCTAGTGCCCGCACCGCGGCAGCTGACTCTGGAGAGGCAGCTCAACAAGTCCGTGCTCATCGGGTGGACGGCTCCAGAAGGCGTACAGCAGGCGAACATCGACAGCTACCACGTGTACGTCGACGGAGTCCTCAAGACCACAGTCAAAGCGTCCGAGCGCACGCGCGCGCTCGTCGAAGGCGTCGACTCCAACCGG CCGCACCGCATCAGCGTGCGCTCGGTTACGGTCACTCGCCGAACGTCGCGCGACGCTGCGTGCACGATGGTCATTGGTCGCGACACCGCCAACATGGGTCCGACGTGCGTGCGCGCAAGTGGCGTCACCTGCTCGCAGGCCGTCATCTCCTGGCTGCCAGCCAACTCCAACCACCAGCACGTCGTCTGCGTCAACAATGTTGAG GTCCGCACAGTAAAACCTGGAGTATATCGTCACACCATAACTGGACTGTCACCCAGCACACAGTACCGGGTGACAGTAAGAGCGAAACACTTGCGGGCAGGCCCCCCCTCGGGGATACCCATAGAAGAAGCACCAGGCGCTTACACGGACTTCAGGACCTTACCTAAAGGTCTCCCCGATCCACCAAACGAAATCATG GTGGAAGCGGGCCCGCAAGACGGCACGCTGCTCGTGACGTGGCAGCCCGTGCTGCGGCCGCCGGCGTCCGGCCCCGTCACCGGCTACGCCGTGTACGCTGACGGCAAGAAGGTCACTGACGTCGACTCCCCCACTGGAGATCACGCCCTCATCGATATTGCCAAGTTGATCGGCCTCAACCCCAAATGTGTCACA GTTCGTACAAAGTCTCGGGACAATCAGTCGACTGATAGTCAGCCTACGCCTATTCCTCCGGCGGTGCTGCGTGGGGTGGCGGCGAGGATGCCTCGTAGCGGCCCCATGCCTAACCAGCCAGGCCCGGGGTACCGGCCTCACCAGAGGCCGCAGCCTTATCAGCAGCACCAACAAGTCATAGAGCACGACGAGAATCTCTCCGATAAGGAGATATTCCCCACCACCAACCGCCATGACCAACACCCTGCTCAG CAGCAACCGTCCCAACCAGCGCCAGCGTCGCAGCAGCCTTCGGGTCAGCAGTACCCGAGTACACAAGGCTACCATGGCACGCAGCAACCCCCATACAGTCAGGGCGGGGGCCAGTTCCCAAGTAGCCAGCCCCCCTACCCTGGCGGCGTCGCGGGCACCCAGCCGCAGCAGTTCCACAACCCGCCGCCCCGGAACCACCACGAACGCGGCCGCCCTCCTAACCCTCATCAG CAACAGCAGGGTCAGCAGGGCGTGCCGCCGTATGGCCCTCGGGGGGCCCCTCCACAGGGGCCGAGGGGCCCCGTGCCCGGCCAGCGGCCGCAACCAGGCCACCCGCAGTCCAAGAGGAGTCGCTTCTTCGTCGCGCTGTTCGACTACGACCCAGCTACCATGAGTCCCAACCCGGAGAGTTGCGATGAAGAGCTACCCTTTAGTGAGGGTGACACTATAAAG GTCAGCAGCTTCACATCGACGCATCTTACAAGTGAAGAGTTGCTTAAGGAGTATATCTACCTGTTGGGGATTCAAGAGTCATTCAAGGGCTCAATCGATCGGCAGGATGCCGAGACAACCACCGACGAAGCACGGCCTCGCGTACGACTCCGCTCCAATGTAGCCTGGCAAGCG GTTTGGGGAGACAAAGATGCAGATGGGTTCTACTGGGGTGAGTGCCGAGGCAGACGGGGCTATGTACCTCACAACATGGTGGTGGAGGTGACGGAGCAGGAGGCGGGGGCGGCTGGAGCCAGCACTCAGAAGCCTCGCGACCGCTGGACGGATGCGTACGCGACGCAACCAGTGCGACGCATGGTGGCGTTGTACGACTACGACCCACAGGAACTGAGCCCCAATGTTGATGCTGAT GCTGAGCTGAGCTTCCAGACGGGGCAGATCATCCACGTGTACGGCGAGATGGACGACGATGGGTTCTACATGGCCGAGATCGAGGGTGTGCGCGGTCTCGTGCCCAGCAACTTCCTCACCGACGCCAACGACCAGTACGGCCCTTCGCAACCTGGACAAG GGCCGGGCGCACGGGCGGCGccggggcgcgggcgcggcgcggcgccgggCCCGGGCGCACgcggcccgccgccgccgccgcgggaCAACGCGCCTGCGCCGCGCAACCACCACCGCAAGACCG ATGCCTGCCCTCTTCCCCCTTCTCAGTTAGACCACAACACATGCGCCAGTAATCCAGAACAGGCGAATTCTCAG CAGGCGAGGGGGAGAGGCGCGGGGAGCGCGGCGCCGGCGACGATCGCGCGCACGAGCGCTGGTAACGCGGCCACGCCACCCGTGCAGTCGCCGGCCGGTGCGGGCGCGGGCGGGATGACCGGCATGGGCGCTGGCATGGGCGCCGGCATGGGCGCTGGAATGGGCGGTGCAATGGGAACTGGAATGGGCGCTGGCATGGGTGGTGCAATGGGAACTGGAATGGGCGCTGGCATGGGTGGTGCAATGGGAGCTGGCATGGCGACAATGGGCGGCGGCATGGGCGCTGCTATGGGCGGCGGCATGGCAGGCGCGACGGGCGTGGGCGGCGCCGCTGGCAGCGCGTCCCCGCTAGCCGCGCGGCGCGCCGGCCCCGCCGTGCTGCCAGCGCCCACGGCACAGCCCCTGCAGCCGGCGCAGGCGCAGGCGCCGCCCACCTCGCAGCCCAATCTCATGCAGAAGTTCTCCGAGATGACGGCCCCCGGCGGAGACATCCTCAGCAAGGGCAAGGAGCTCATCTTCATGAAGTTTGGGCTCGGCGGCAAATAA